The DNA region atccaaacaaGACCATATAAGATCACATATCCAAATAAGCCTATTTGTGTTTAGACTTAATCCATCCAAGCTGCAGTGTAGGCTCCTCTAAGGAAAGAAAGATAAGCCTATTCTCCCTTTTGTCCATAAGACTAATGCCCGTGTAAAATAAATCACTCCCACGAGTGAGCCCTGGTAGATTCTTTAGCCTCTCTACACATGCATTGATGTTAGCAGGATCATTTTTAGATCCAGGATCACTTGACTCAAAGCTATTAATAACACGTTCCAATTGACTAGAGAGGTTAGCCGCAGCCCCAACTTTCTTCTCACCCTCTCTACCTCTCTTCCTTTGTCCATTTCCCCTTGAAGATGATGGTTGCGCTGTCATTTCTACCTCAATCCCATGCTCTTCTGTTTCGGCCTCATCAATATCAGCATCAAATGACTCTTCCACTCCAATGCTTTGACCGTGAGAGTCTCTTGAATCTTCAGATGGAGCATATGCTGCAAGACCAGTAGCAACTACACCCTTGAATAAAATTTCCATCTCAGGAAAAAATTTCAGACCTTCATCTCTAAACTTTCCAACCTCAGGACTCTCctgtgaaaaagaaaaacaaggatTAACACTTGCAAAACTCAGGAAATTGTAGAGCAGATCATGCAAATACAATAGCTGAAATAAACAGTCATCACACATACCTTGATTTTGGCCTCCCACCATTCATCACTAGCAGCTACTGTTCTCTTAGTCGCATCCCAACCAAGACCTGATTCTATTGCATTAAGCTTTGTCCATAATGCCCAATCTACTTTCAAATGatcccacttatttttaaattttttataatcatATGCTAACTTTGTGGCATTGTTGAActtggtgtaacaccccgatttcggtggcgtcactttagtaaccaaaagataaactaatgcggaaaaacgtgaatatatatttttttttccgtcgATGAtatagacaagactgaattaaataaaatgcaagtgcgaaagacaacagaactaatatgcaatatatattacagcccccgctgtaagtagctaaccacgtcacgagtaaacctccagtgacgggaagtagaaaagtagcgcccgaaggcaaaaggtataatccaaaagaaaggtcaagtgtctgcaacactgtccctcaaaataagaataagtcagcccaaacggcctgaaacaagacctcctagtccaaccaactctctatgattcccgtagagaaaccacacaaaaaactataggtgggaaactaccctgtccccaaagaaacaaatgatgttcagagataagactctactcctacactgaTCCCATCTCGaagagctcacactaacactcaatcctacacgctagcgtgatcgtcgtccgaatctgaatcctgaacgaccaagtctatgtacaccatccgtcctccgctcgctaccacgatgcgctcctgttccagcatctccacactagttccccccgaagggtgaaccatcgtgaaccagcccgccaaggacatctgacaatgggcgtttgtccgccaaaacacacacagaagacgcgagggtcaactccaaagaattatgtaatgaatagcaccaatagatacagataatagaatagccacttaggcttatagctagggataacatcctagggttgtacaaTTCatcatgaatataaaagacgatagtagcaattaacatgcatcaaataggattaacaattatcaatcacactcagcaactaagtcagtatgcatgttgcatgaaatgatatggcggttaacccagttaaccaaatgcattccggaaagggatggacatcaaacggatcaatcctagcaccagcaacggtgggaccatttctgcccgcgtgcctcttacaccaaacaaaggtatggacatcaacgagtcaatcctagcaccagcaacggtgggaccatttccgctcgcgtgcctctgggatggacatcaacgggtcaatcctagcaccagcaacggtgggaccatttctgcccgcgtgcctcttaaaccaaaccaaggtagctagatcagcagtaaacccggaggtctgccatttcggtctgctacaagagtcgtctacaaacgctcttacacgacattccgggtcttatgaccattttggaaaccgacgaggtccagagtacgtcctgtgttaatacctcattaatgttgcatgaatgcaggatgattagtcaaacaacgtctccgaatctcactcgacacgtcgccacgtgttctaggtaaattaaagtctctaaaagcttaccctaaggtaacagtcgattctgcgacaaaagacacttcttcacaacaatacataactcatgatgatctccaaatcatccgactcatctcaatccgatggtcaaaactgctcaaagagcgaatgagtatcaacatactcagaactcccaatctttctcaacacttggatccggcgacacttctcgttttccaaaactaagatttgcatcctaagcttgcatctgagattgttatcattatttaaaggtttagaggttgtttaatatcttatgaattttccttgtaaaaatagttccttttagtcttatcgtaatccctatgagtttcaaagttcccataatcccaagtaattcccagagaatgtctcgatccactaaaaccataacaaggcccgaactccgttcgtcccgtcaaactttctcaagctctcaaaataaaatcggcatgacctgcccgttattctcactcctcagttccacagatatatgtgcaatagcatagttaaattagcacaatACAACAAATAAAATCTATgcatcaacacatcctaaattaaccacgtagcacttagcatatatagcAGATATcgcacatcctagattaaccatttagcataCGATATCAATGCATCATGAAATTAACaagctcggccgaagcctcagaaatcatttcagacatttagcaattgagtgcataacacataaatcaagtcgaattcgtcgacacctaaagcattatctagtaaattCAGAGAGTaaccctcaccttagccaatttccatactaaggtgcaactccgatccgattacatctttatttgcatatgttggctcgattcctcccattgtgtagcttcgatgcaaggtgcttccgttcatcgtacgaaaa from Lotus japonicus ecotype B-129 chromosome 2, LjGifu_v1.2 includes:
- the LOC130735923 gene encoding L10-interacting MYB domain-containing protein-like, producing MPQNWALWTKLNAIESGLGWDATKRTVAASDEWWEAKIKESPEVGKFRDEGLKFFPEMEILFKGVVATGLAAYAPSEDSRDSHGQSIGVEESFDADIDEAETEEHGIEVEMTAQPSSSRGNGQRKRGREGEKKVGAAANLSSQLERVINSFESSDPGSKNDPANINACVERLKNLPGLTRGSDLFYTGISLMDKRENRLIFLSLEEPTLQLGWIKSKHK